The Gimesia sp. DNA window GCGATACGAGTACGACACTTACCGCAGTTATAAAAAAGAACTGCCCCCGGTCGGTTCATTCGTCGTCACGGAACAGGGGGAGGGAAAAGTCACCAATCAGGATATCCTTTCGGAATGCGTTCAGGTGATCTATCCTGATTCGCGAAAATCAATTGTCCATAGAAAAGATATTCAGGAAGTCATCAAGAAGAAAAAAGGGGAAGGCCAGCCCCCCGGGAACGGGAAATCACTCAATCAAAAACCGGCTCGCTGAAATTGGCCAGATCGGGATTGATTTTCCTGAAATTCCCAATGATAATTTCTCGCTATCTGAAGCGCAATCTCCTAAGATAGTATTGACGAAGGTCTCTGTGACAGAAACACTGGACTGTAACAACATCAGAGACTGCAACCGCTCGAGTAAGAAGGTATGGGTGAAAACATGACATTTGCAACCAATCTAACCCGCCCCAAACTGCAATATCACCCGAATGCCTACGACTTTATCTTTGAAGCGTTGCAGCAGGCTCAAGAGCTTTACGCCCATTCCATCTCTGAACTTTCCGAACAGGAAGAAGCTCACGTCTCGGGACAGGAACTCCTGGAGGGAGTGCGCGTTCTAGCCCTCAAACAGTTTGGACTGATGACCCAGACTGTGTTCAAACAATGGGGCGTG harbors:
- a CDS encoding Minf_1886 family protein encodes the protein MTFATNLTRPKLQYHPNAYDFIFEALQQAQELYAHSISELSEQEEAHVSGQELLEGVRVLALKQFGLMTQTVFKQWGVHSTKDFGKMVFEMIEHGRMRKTDNDRLEDFVDIYDFQQVFDANYIIDTSEVFTRNPA